One genomic window of Fusarium fujikuroi IMI 58289 draft genome, chromosome FFUJ_chr01 includes the following:
- a CDS encoding related to alpha-adaptin C has translation MSSSGTGFLGRSSSSNANMRGLVQFIADLRNARARELEEKRINKELANIRQKFKDGSLSGYHKKKYVCKLLYIYILGWNVDFGHLEAVNLISANKYSEKQIGYLAMTLFLHEKHELLHLVVNSIRKDLLDHNELFNCLALHAIANVGSREMGEALNGEVHRLLISPTSKSFVKKKAALTLLRLYRKHPDIISPQWAERIIHLMDDSDLGVALSVTSLVMTLAQDNLEQYKGAYAKAAARLKRILIDGEYTTDYLYYKVPCPWLQIKLLRLLQYFPPAEDTHIREMIRESLQKILNLAMETNKNVQQNNAQNAVLFEAINLIIHLDTEHGLMKQISTRLGKFIQSRETNVRYLGLEAMTHLAARAETLDPIKQHQEIILGSLKDRDISVRRKGLDLLYSMCDATNAQVIVGELLHYLQNADFAIREEMVLKIAILTEKYATDVQWYVDISLRLIAMAGDHVSDEVWQRVIQIVTNNEELQVYAAQNALQYVKGDHCHETLVKIGAYILGEFGHLVADQPRCSPIEQFMALQGKLTACSSSTRAMILSCFVKYVNLFPEIKPQLIHVFEFHSHNLDSELQQRACEYLTLVNMPTDDLLRTVCDEMPPFPERQSALLSRLHQKHANTSDRRTWVVGGKDANADARELSMGTGALKRTFSSNVPLNGKPNGQAATGTNGHGNGVADLAGLDLNAPTPSEPKMLKAPNLASAAHLSPGWEQGFNRLLVRSDGVLYEDGQLQIGVRSEYRGQMACLITYFKNKTPANISSFTTTLDLDENEKENLTWDVKNLPDSTIVQGGQSQQVVMFEAKKIFEKSPTVRISYLAGALQALTLKLPVSIHKFMDPAELTAEDFFKRWKQIGGAPREAQAIFGVSGKGDREITESFVTKTVEGFRWRVLDMVDPNPKNVVGASVLHTSQGGKFGCLMRLEPNYGQQMIRLTIRATDDSVPAVLLKYMQERLAAGISTGPDRFEPPSREQISDSFRNVMVT, from the exons ATGTCGAGCTCAGGCACAGGCTTTCTCGGCCGCTCAAGTAGCAGCAATGCCAATATGCGTGGATTGGTCCAGTTCATTGCTGATCTCAGAAATGCGAGAGCGCGTGAACTCGAGGAGAAGCGAATCAATAAGGAGCTGGCCAATATTCGACAGAAGTTCAAGGACGGCAGTCTCAGCGGTTACCACAAGAAGAAATATGTCTGCAAGCTGCTATATATTTACATCCTGGGTTGGAATGTCGATTTTGGACACCTCGAGGCTGTGAATCTAATCTCAGCAAACAAATACTCAGAGAAGCAGATAGGCTATCTGGCTATGACACTCTTTCTCCACGAGAAGCACGAGCTTCTGCACCTTGTTGTCAACAGCATCCGCAAGGACCTACTCGATCATAATGAGCTTTTCAATTGTCTTGCTCTCCATGCGATTGCCAACGTTGGAAGTCGAGAGATGGGCGAAGCCTTGAATGGAGAGGTTCATAGACTCCTGATTTCTCC TACTTCAAAATCgttcgtcaagaagaaggctgctctGACGCTTCTCCGACTATACCGCAAGCACCCAGATATCATATCGCCGCAATGGGCGGAGCGCATTATCCACCTTATGGATGACTCTGACCTCGGCGTTGCACTCTCGGTCACATCGCTGGTCATGACACTAGCCCAAGATAATCTAGAGCAATACAAGGGAGCGTATGCCAAAGCAGCAGCTCGTCTGAAGCGAATTCTTATCGACGGCGAGTATACGACCGATTACCTTTACTACAAAGTCCCCTGCCCCTGGCTGCAGATCAAATTACTTCGTCTTCTGCAATACTTTCCACCTGCAG AGGACACTCATATTCGGGAAATGATTCGCGAGTCCTTGCAAAAGATCCTGAACCTAGCCATGGAGACCAACAAGAACGTTCAACAGAACAACGCTCAAAACGCCGTGCTctttgaagccatcaaccTTATTATCCATCTAGACACTGAACATGGCCTGATGAAGCAAATTTCAACGAGACTGGGCAAATTTATCCAGAGCCGGGAGACCAACGTCAGATATCTGGGCTTGGAAGCCATGACACATCTGGCTGCACGCGCTGAAACTCTGGACCCCATCAAGCAACACCAGGAAATCATTCTTGGCTCGCTCAAAGATCGAGATATCAGTGTTCGTCGCAAGGGTCTAGACTTACTCTACAGCATGTGTGACGCCACAAATGCACAAGTCATCGTTGGTGAGCTACTGCACTACCTACAGAATGCCGACTTTGCTATCCGAGAAGAAATGGTCCTTAAGATTGCCATTCTTACGGAAAAGTACGCCACTGATGTGCAGTGGTACGTTGATATCTCCCTCAGACTTATCGCCATGGCTGGAGATCATGTCAGCGATGAGGTGTGGCAGCGAGTTATTCAAATTGTGACGAACAACGAGGAGCTACAGGTTTATGCAGCTCAGAATGCGCTACAATATGTCAAGGGCGACCACTGCCATGAGACTCTGGTCAAGATTGGCGCCTATATATTGGGAGAGTTTGGTCATTTAGTTGCTGACCAGCCTCGTTGCAGTCCTATTGAGCAGTTTATGGCTCTTCAGGGCAAGCTGACAGCATGCTCCTCGAGTACTCGTGCCATGATTCTCTCATGTTTTGTCAAATATGTCAACTTGTTCCCGGAAATCAAGCCTCAGCTTATTCATGTGTTTGAGTTTCACAGCCACAATCTGGACTCCGAGCTTCAGCAGAGAGCGTGTGAATACTTGACCCTTGTGAATATGCCAACGGATGACCTCCTCCGAACAGTTTGCGACGAGATGCCTCCTTTCCCTGAACGACAGTCTGCACTTCTCTCAAGACTACACCAGAAACACGCTAATACGAGCGATCGACGGACCTGGGTAGTGGGAGGAAAGGACGCCAATGCAGACGCTCGGGAACTTAGCATGGGTACTGGAGCACTCAAGAGGACTTTCAGCTCGAATGTGCCACTGAACGGGAAACCGAATGGCCAGGCTGCAACTGGTACAAACGGTCATGGCAATGGAGTTGCCGATTTGGCTGGGCTCGATCTCAACGCACCTACACCATCTGAGCCAAAGATGCTCAAGGCCCCTAACTTGGCTAGTGCAGCTCATTTGTCACCCGGATGGGAGCAAGGATTCAACAGACTTCTTGTTAGATCGGACGGCGTTCTATACGAAGATGGCCAGTTACAGATCGGTGTTCGATCAGAATATCGTGGCCAGATGGCTTGCTTGATCACATATTTTAAGAACAAGACACCTGCAAACATCAGTTCCTTTACAACGACATTGGATCTGGACGAGAACGAAAAAGAGAATCTCACATGGGACGTCAAAAACCTCCCTGATAGTACCATTGTGCAAGGTGGACAGTCCCAGCAAGTTGTTATGTTCGAGGCAAAGAAGATTTTTGAGAAGAGTCCGACCGTACGCATCAGCTACCTGGCTGGTGCACTACAGGCACTTACTCTGAAGCTCCCCGTGTCTATACACAAATTCATGGACCCGGCAGAGTTGACTGCTGAGGACTTTTTCAAGAGATGGAAGCAGATTGGTGGTGCCCCACGGGAGGCGCAAGCCATTTTCGGAGTCAGTGGTAAGGGCGACAGAGAAATCACAGAGAGCTTCGTTACAAAGACAGTGGAGGGCTTCAGATGGCGTGTGCTGGACATGGTTGACCCCAACCCCAAGAACGTTGTTGGTGCAAGCGTGCTTCACACATCTCAAGGAGGCAAGTTTGGTTGCCTTATGAGACTGGAACCAAACTATGGACAACAG ATGATTCGATTAACTATCCGTGCCACAGATGATTCCGTGCCAGCGGTTTTGTTGAAGTATATGCAAGAACGCCTTGCTGCAGGAATCTCAACGGGACCGGATCGATTCGAGCCACCTTCACGGGAACAGATTTCGGACTCTTTCCGTAATGTGATGGTGACTTGA
- a CDS encoding related to Putative unspecific racemase — protein MSDSQEEMRIDPSRAQALVSQLNSVKERIAAVADGRNVRLVAVSKLKPVNDILALHQAPTSHTHFGENYSQELTQKAALLPKTIQWHFIGGLQSNHCKSLGKIPNLFCVSSIDTSKKAQLLNTARTNLLSSQPDLDKIGVHVQVNTSGEEAKSGCAPGEETVALCREVIEKCPSLRFLGLMTIGAIARSKATTAETENEDFVTLKEQLDLVAKELSLDKESLELSMGMSEDFEGAIRLGSSEVRVGSTIFGQRPAKADAKIKE, from the exons ATGAGTGATTCTCAAGAAGAAATGAGAATTGATCCCTCAAGGGCTCAGGCTCTTGTTTCTCAGCTTAATTCCGTCAAAGAGCGTATTGCTGCCGTAGCAGACGGTCGAAAT GTCCGACTTGTTGCTGTCTCAAAGCTCAAGCCTGTAAATGACATTCTAGCACTTCATCAGGCTCCTACTTCACATACCCACTTTGGTGAGAACTATTCTCAAGAGTTGACTCAAAAAGCGGCCTTGCTCCCGAAAACTATTCAGTGGCATTTTATCGGTGGTCTCCAGTCTA ACCATTGCAAGTCTCTGGGAAAGATTCCCAATCTCTTCTGTGTCTCAAGCATAGATACTTCCAAGAAggcccagcttctcaacactGCCCGCAccaatcttctttcttcacaGCCTGATCTTGACAAGATTGGTGTCCATGTGCAAGTCAACACATCCGGAGAGGAAGCCAAGTCTGGCTGTGCCCCCGGCGAAGAGACCGTTGCTCTATGCCGTGAAGTCATTGAGAAATGCCCCAGCCTCCGTTTTCTCGGTCTCATGACCATCGGGGCTATTGCTCGCAGCAAAGCCACTACCGCTGAGACTGAGAATGAGGACTTTGTTACTCTCAAGGAGCAGCTAGATCTTGTGGCTAAGGAGCTGAGTTTGGATAAGGAGAGCTTGGAGTTGAGCATGGGTATGAGTGAGGATTTTGAAGGTGCAATTCGCCTGGGAAGCAGTGAGGTTCGTGTAGGCAGCACTATTTTCGGGCAGAGGCCAGCTAAGGCAGATGCAAAGATCAAGGAGTAA
- a CDS encoding related to nif-specific regulatory protein produces the protein MAANEAAALANMANRTDRRSPAPASQSKRDRKRQALIERLSSMTDKFHRERDMTYRDQLQKIQFDINLVQRFDPYDPKVLEVISELQKEHTNTQGPPVNAEDARSLLDMAGIRFSDFVDEVEDLVEIRDFQLAQSKNEYDRRREEYRNTYDYKVETAKREHRALTSTLRDRLVNTLTHKKNRLNREKEVLEINDSNALLLNPNQFSLTNPASPGGPHGKRATRLRKDADDLQMYSDNKKRKRNAGDDDGSPAPTRRALDNHNTTPLWQSEKARAAAKQNGPIYSIDKLFTDKELSLNYNTAALAAHQYILRNRVSGGGSPEDSDSGNGEANGDQDADSQPSAPAMERSVSHATRSTRGGNLLDDKILGLEGITNFEVHNLDILHAHEPPKMPPPVPQQYLKPYPRTADQNFPVPLSNDDITSDLTIMGFFKQYDAAHKPGAHLDRPTGMRRVLAAVSIPYQHSRYVAFTSAPREDPEYVRDSLGLPALSSLRDQPSPAHAGAATSVAALSSAAVPMSRQSSAGGVAMSRQGSSSTRGKGRKN, from the exons ATGGCCGCCAACGAAGCAGCGGCCCTTGCAAACATGGCCAACCGAACCGACCGACGCTCTCCTGCTCCCGCTTCCCAGTCAAAAAGAGATCGCAAGCGACAGGCTCTTATAGAGAGACTCTCTAGCATGACTGACAAGTTCCACCGGGAAAGGGACATGACATATCGCGATCAGCTCCAGAAGATCCAGTTTGACATCAATCTCGTCCAGCGCTTCGACCCTTACGATCCGAAAGTCCTTGAGGTCATCTCTGAACTCCAGAAGGAGCACACCAACACACAGGGTCCTCCGGTCAACGCCGAAGATGCCCGAAGCTTGCTTGACATGGCTGGCATCCGATTCTCTGACTTCGTTGACGAAGTCGAGGATTTGGTAGAAATTCGTGATTTTCAGCTGGCGCAGTCAAAA AATGAATACGAccgacgacgagaagaatATAGAAACACATATGATTACAAGGTTGAGACCGCCAAGCGCGAGCACCGAGCCCTTACCAGCACTCTTCGAGATCGATTGGTCAATACCCTCACCCACAAGAAGAACCGGTTGAACCGCGAGAAAGAGGTTTTGGAGATTAATGATTCCAACGCCTTGCTACTCAACCCCAACCAGTTCAGCTTGACCAATCCTGCGAGCCCCGGTGGTCCCCATGGAAAGCGAGCCACACGTCTGCGCAAGGACGCCGACGATCTGCAGATGTATTCCGACaacaagaagcgcaagcgaaACGCCGGCGATGACGACGGCTCACCTGCCCCGACACGACGAGCCCTCGACAACCACAATACTACACCCCTATGGCAGTCTGAAAAGGCTCGTGCTGCTGCTAAGCAGAACGGACCTATCTACAGCATTGATAAGCTTTTCACCGACAAGGAGCTTTCGCTTAACTACAACACTGCTGCCCTTGCTGCGCACCAGTATATTCTTCGCAATCGTGTTAGTGGCGGCGGCTCTCCCGAAGACAGCGATTCCGGCAATGGTGAAGCCAATGGCGACCAGGACGCCGATTCTCAGCCCTCTGCCCCAGCTATGGAGCGCTCCGTCTCGCACGCCACCCGCAGCACTCGTGGCGGTAATCTGCTCGACGACAAGATTTTAGGTCTTGAAGGTATCACCAATTTCGAAGTTCACAACTTGGATATTCTCCACGCACACGAACCCCCCAAGATGCCTCCTCCGGTTCCCCAGCAATATCTCAAGCCCTACCCTCGTACAGCAGACCAGAACTTCCCGGTACCCCTGTCCAATGACGATATCACTTCTGATCTTACGATCATGGGTTTCTTCAAGCAATACGACGCAGCACACAAGCCTGGAGCTCACCTTGATCGCCCAACTGGAATGCGCCGGGTCCTCGCTGCTGTATCAATACCTTACCAGCATTCACGGTATGTCGCTTTCACTAGCGCTCCTAGAGAAGACCCGGAATATGTTCGCGATTCATTGGGCCTACCAgctctcagcagccttcgGGATCAACCAAGCCCAGCACATGCTGGTGCAGCTACTTCAGTAGCAGCTCTGTCCAGCGCCGCAGTGCCTATGAGCCGCCAGAGCAGTGCTGGCGGAGTTGCCATGAGCCGCCAGGGTAGCAGCAGTACGCGTGGCAAGGGACGTAAGAACTAG
- a CDS encoding related to 7alpha-cephem-methoxylase P8 chain codes for MAVSSTIPRGDITATLNFFNPPSDNSTPYNHVDTPPKGLPQRNFTDNPQPTVIHDIRGHEFKYHLDRDAFQVIQDVPPSSEIDFVDDDSIKENYYPELEQLLLNNVPGSNRVFFFDHTIRRQTPNATRAPVTRVHIDQTAAAVAQRVRKYFPDEADELLKRRYRLINVWRPLNKKPLESFPLAVASSASVEDDDVIPVEHRYPDGYRGWTAAIQHNPEQKWYYLSGMTGSERLLLECFDSESLKPGSNIKGRVPHTAFEDPRTRAEAEGRESIEVRALVFGP; via the coding sequence ATGGCCGTCTCTTCAACTATTCCCCGTGGCGACATCACTGCAactctcaacttcttcaatCCTCCCTCCGACAATTCAACTCCCTATAACCACGTCGACACTCCCCCCAAGGGTCTTCCTCAGCGCAACTTCACAGACAACCCTCAACCTACTGTCATACATGACATCCGTGGTCATGAGTTCAAGTATCATCTAGACCGTGATGCTTTCCAGGTCATCCAAGACGTTCCACCCTCCAGCGAGATTGActtcgtcgatgatgattctATCAAGGAGAACTACTATCCAGAGCTTGAacagcttctcctcaacaacgTCCCTGGCTCCAACAgggtcttcttctttgatcaCACTATTCGCCGCCAAACACCCAATGCTACTCGTGCGCCCGTGACTCGTGTACATATTGATCAAACAGCTGCGGCTGTAGCTCAGCGAGTTCGCAAATACTTCCCAGATGAGGCAgacgagcttctcaagcgtCGCTATCGTCTCATCAACGTCTGGCGACCTCTGAACAAGAAGCCTCTCGAGTCTTTCCCTCTGGCTGTTGCATCCTCTGCTTCTGTCGAAGATGACGACGTCATCCCGGTTGAGCACAGATATCCAGATGGGTACCGCGGTTGGACTGCAGCGATTCAGCATAATCCTGAGCAGAAGTGGTATTACCTCAGTGGTATGACAGGCAGCGAGAGGCTCTTGCTGGAGTGCTTCGATAGCGAGTCTCTCAAGCCTGGATCTAATATCAAGGGCCGTGTGCCACATACTGCTTTTGAAGATCCTAGGACCCGGGCTGAGGCGGAGGGCCGTGAGAGTATCGAGGTGCGCGCATTGGTATTTGGTCCTTGA
- a CDS encoding related to ars binding protein 2, protein MPSPASVNNATGPSPSPPAPSPAQTQPPPQPGASGAGSAAPPTTRPGLPDRSVSENTVEDAYVDFILFCNPAVPLSTDTTSLREAFRNPPRSGGKSFSTFAIYELVRKFYNSEIRTWTELTTKLGVEPPDPNKEESAQKVAQYGVRLKKWMNSMHVKAFFEYLMDIPNDYWTRIPTDSNPTSQPIRDGVALEDDMALRALFPHIRPKRGRKRPVDDDTATSPAQRSHLAPSSAVEAVSGPMLMPLSADPTRLSAAPWTPSDTSQQTPLFRWPQSAITPNSRKSFWDDALEPQSAVTPSKPRLTTQRRGPKNVSSAWRPGVSNGGAKPRGRPPMNRTPIDASLPPFSTTTTTAAPEEPVAPICTPPVSAPGVDSGQSENSFSIPSITSQPHPTPAPPRPSRPSISLQVPERPSGSVRLATPPPVVVINGPGETQAPPPHTYVGTSSNFARATNEVTMSRQHQAEDTMAQQKDVPRLYFERLEERTNVDEVIGYMMRSLFGANWLDAEGNPTHTCSTTEAMAIVNSVLEDLYRKAASPDMFLINLAAMTGGGYLLAGTTKLKRIGVQDGAMKYSCEWIYGLGHLRGQYQMEIAVPVEMLDDSKEPSPEAMSTESASKLSADEWQAKYEKLLEELDKKDKTFMDLRMKVTDILRGVPKK, encoded by the exons ATGCCGTCACCTGCCTCTGTCAACAACGCAACCGGgccctctccttctcctccggCTCCGAGTCCGGCCCAGACTCAGCCTCCACCTCAGCCCGGCGCATCGGGGGCCGGATCCGCTGCGCCTCCGACCACGCGCCCGGGTCTCCCGGACCGTAGCGTTTCCGAGAACACGGTAGAGGATGCTTACGTTGACTTTATTCTCTTTTGCAATCCGGCAGTGCCGCTCTCTACAGACACGACAAGTCTGAGAGAGGCATTCCGTAACCCCCCTCGCAGCGGCGGCAAGTCCTTCAGCACATTCGCCATCTATGAGCTCGTCCGCAAGTTTTACAACAGCGAGATCCGGACATGGACAGAATTGACTACAAAGCTCGGTGTTGAGCCCCCAGACCCAAACAAGGAGGAGAGTGCCCAGAAAGTTGCACAGTATGGCGTGAGACTAAAG AAGTGGATGAATTCCATGCACGTCAAGGCTTTTTTCGAGTATCTGATGGACATTCCGAATGATTACTGGACAAGGATCCCTACTGACAGTAACCCTACGAGCCAGCCTATCCGCGATGGTGTGGCCCTCGAGGATGACATGGCTCTGAGGGCTCTTTTCCCACACATACGGCCAAAGAGAGGCAGAAAGCGTCCCGTCGACGATGACACAGCCACTTCTCCCGCTCAGAGATCTCACCTCGCACCGTCATCAGCTGTTGAGGCCGTAAGCGGTCCCATGTTAATGCCATTGTCAGCAGATCCCACGAGGCTAAGCGCTGCACCGTGGACTCCGAGTGATACCTCTCAGCAGACGCCTCTATTTCGCTGGCCGCAGTCTGCTATTACACCGAACTCGAGGAAATCTTTCTGGGACGATGCTCTTGAGCCACAGTCTGCTGTTACACCGTCCAAGCCGAGACTTACGACGCAGCGAAGAGGGCCCAAGAATGTGTCTTCTGCCTGGAGACCGGGAGTCTCCAACGGTGGTGCCAAACCACGAGGACGGCCACCGATGAACAGAACTCCTATAGATGCTTCTCTGCCTCCATTTTCTACCACGACCACCACAGCAGCCCCTGAGGAACCCGTAGCCCCCATTTGTACTCCGCCGGTCTCAGCTCCCGGGGTAGACAGTGGACAATCAGAGAATAGTTTCTCGATCCCCTCTATAACATCACAGCCGCATCCTACCCCTGCTCCACCGAGGCCTTCTCGCCCGAGTATATCTTTACAAGTCCCCGAAAGACCATCAGGCAGTGTAAGACTTGCAACTCCTCCCCCAGTCGTGGTCATCAACGGCCCCGGTGAAACCcaggctcctcctccgcaTACGTACGTCGGAACATCATCGAACTTTGCAAGAGCTACGAACGAAGTGACTATGTCACGACAGCATCAGGCTGAGGATACAATGGCACAACAAAAGGACGTTCCTAGGCTGTATTTTGAGAGGCTTGAAGAACGTACCAACGTCGATGAGGTTATCGGTTATATGATGCGCAGTCTCTTTGGGGCAAATTGGCTCGATGCTGAAGGGAATCCAACACATACATGCTCAACGACCGAAGCGATGGCGATCGTCAACTCggttcttgaagacttgTACAGAAAGGCAGCATCACCGGACATGTTTTTGATCAACCTAGCTGCCATGACAGGAGGCGGGTACCTCCTAGCCGGGACGACGAAACTCAAACGCATTGGCGTGCAGGACGGTGCGATGAAGTATAGCTGTGAATGGATATACGGCCTAGGTCATCTCAGGGGCCAGTATCAGATGGAAATTGCTGTACCGGTGGAGATGCTTGACGACTCTAAAGAGCCGAGTCCCGAAGCCATGTCTACGGAATCAGCATCCAAGTTATCTGCGGATGAGTGGCAGGCCAAGTATGAGAAGCTGCTTGAAGAGTTGGATAAGAAGGATAAGACGTTTATGGatctgaggatgaaggtgACGGATATTCTAAGGGGTGTGCCTAAGAAATGA
- a CDS encoding related to sorbitol transporter, translated as MAPNRGGDDIERLSRTTNEYPSSSMIEHARRPSEAYVNLHANIEAKIKNPLWGLPRARLLADVDDFCRKKELEQYRPLIRKGALVAQDPTGYEDIDGDEKLDDTEIQALRDEILHKWRVPFVLYLTVATCSIGAAVQGWDQTGSNGANLEFPYAFSIGSESIHDKLLVGLVNSAPYIGTALFGCWLSDPLNSRWGRRGTIFFSANFCLWPVIGSAFCNTWRQLFACRVLLGIGMGTKASTVPIFAAENSPAPIRGAFVMSWQMWTAFGIFLGTCANVAVTKIGHNAWRFQLGSAFIPAVPLMCLIYFCPESPRWYMKKNRYQDAMKSLLRLRNHPIQAARDLYYIHAQLEVELDFIGEAHYAKRFIELFTIPRVRRATVASFVVMIAQQMCGINIIAFYSTSVFRDAGADDNQALLASMGFGLVNFVFAWPAIWTIDTFGRRSLLLFTFPQMAWTLLAAGLCTLIPGTGGAHMALVAFFVYLFAAFYSPGEGPVPFTYSAEVFPLSHREVGMSWAVATCLFWAAVLSITFPLMLARLHAIGAFGMYAGFNIVALVMIFLLLPETKQRTLEELDYIFAVPTRVFVRYQVTKVLPWWIRRWILFQREARLEPLYQFDTVGEPEDNHSSDFGYENDKAKVELKDTIGLTSGVQTTR; from the exons ATGGCGCCGAATCGCGGCGGAGACGACATAGAACG TCTGTCAAGGACCACCAATGAATATCCTTCCAGTTCCATGATAGAACATGCACGGCGTCCTTCAGAAGCCTATGTCAACCTTCATGCAAACATTGAAGCCAA AATCAAGAATCCTCTCTGGGGTCTTCCACGAGCAAGACTTCtagctgatgttgatgacttCTGTCGAAAAAAGGAACTAGAGCAGTACCGCCCCCTCATTCGCAAGGGCGCTCTAGTTGCGCAGGACCCTACTGGCTATGAGGATATCGATGGAGACGAAAAGCTCGACGACACAGAGATACAAGCTCTCAGAGACGAAATCCTCCACAAGTGGCGAGTCCCCTTTGTTCTGTACTTGACCGTTGCGACATGCTCCATCGGCGCAGCCGTACAAGGATGGGATCAAACCGGTTCGAATGGCGCGAATTTGGAGTTTCCCTATGCTTTCAGTATCGGCAGTGAAAGTATACACGACAAGCTCCTCGTCGGTCTCGTCAACTCTGCCCCTTACATCGGAACAGCTCTCTTTGGTTGTTGGCTTTCGGATCCCCTAAATTCCCGTTGGGGTCGTCGCGGCACGATATTCTTCTCGGCCAACTTTTGTCTCTGGCCTGTTATTGGAAGCGCTTTCTGTAACACCTGGAGACAGCTTTTTGCGTGTCGCGTATTACTTGGCATTGGAATGGGTACCAAGGCTTCAACAG TCCCCATCTTTGCCGCGGAAAACTCACCTGCCCCGATTCGAGGAGCCTTTGTCATGAGTTGGCAGATGTGGACGGCTTTCGGTATCTTCCTAGGAACGTGTGCGAATGTCGCTGTTACGAAAATCGGCCATAACGCATGGAGGTTCCAACTAGGATCGGCGTTCATCCCAGCTGTACCCTTGATGTGCTTGATTTACTTCTGCCCAGAATCGCCTCGTTGGtacatgaagaagaaccgTTACCAAGATGCGATGAAATCCCTATTACGACTACGAAACCACCCGATCCAGGCCGCTCGCGACTTATACTACATCCATGCGCAACTCGAGGTCGAGCTGGACTTTATTGGCGAGGCACACTATGCCAAGCGTTTCATCGAGCTTTTCACTATTCCTCGCGTGCGCCGTGCTACTGTGGCCTCATTCGTCGTCATGATTGCCCAACAGATGTGTGGGATCAATATTATCGCGTTCTACTCGACAAGTGTGTTCCGAGATGCAGGTGCTGACGATAACCAAGCTCTGCTGGCATCGATGGGTTTTGGGCTGGTTAACTTTGTCTTTGCCTGGCCTGCAATATGGACGATAGACACCTTTGGTCGACGATCTCTGCTACTGTTTACCTTTCCTCAGATGGCATGGACACTACTTGCAGCAGGTCTATGTACTTTGATCCCAGGCACAGGCGGAGCTCATATGGCTTTGGTTGCGTTTTTCGTCTATCTTTTCGCTGCCTTTTACTCACCTGGCGAAGGACCTGTGCCTTTCACCTACTCAGCTGAAGTATTTCCTCTGTCGCATCGTGAGGTGGGCATGTCGTGGGCTGTGGCAACCTGCCTTTTCTGGGCGGCAGTATTGTCTATTACTTTCCCACTGATGTTGGCTAGATTGCACGCCATTGGTGCTTTTGGCATGTATGCAGGGTTCAACATCGTCGCGCTGGTTATGATCTTCCTGCTGCTACCAGAAACAAAACAGCGGACACTCGAGGAGCTGGACTACATCTTTGCAGTACCCACTCGTGTCTTTGTGAGATATCAAGTTACGAAAGTGCTTCCCTGGTGGATCAGACGATGGATCTTGTTCCAACGAGAAGCAAGACTGGAGCCTCTGTATCAGTTTGACACAGTTGGCGAACCCGAGGATAATCACAGCAGTGACTTCGGCTATGAGAACGACAAGGCAAAGGTTGAGTTGAAGGATACAATTGGACTTACGTCAGGAGTCCAGACGAcacgatga